One window from the genome of Opisthocomus hoazin isolate bOpiHoa1 chromosome 11, bOpiHoa1.hap1, whole genome shotgun sequence encodes:
- the MBD4 gene encoding methyl-CpG-binding domain protein 4 isoform X1 yields the protein MEAPKMAAAAGGPRGSRLRSKSALVEYFRKTRETALEAADLGCTAPYQSTRSRVKRRGRNAAGPARGDEDCRGQVQGLGVRNGEEDRIRNIRAGNEHVENIASTLESQDLIMKGINPEGCLKTQKKRAGGKGAQSKKTGKSSEERNRDHTQGKRRRRACNKQENERVQNQKLCRKTDARAADSQGAGDQNTDPMDVGRTLLRASRSRPDTRRRSATARSRRELGSRAEEEHVETGSSDASAAKPAEKTSGLKTETGQGNPGSQDFKSDAETDADVSQLCEKTSFTAVRMPPEESAPRTQVDRRKTSPYFSSKYSKEAPSPPRRKVFRKWTPPRSPFNLVQETLFHDPWKLLIATIFLNKTSGKMAIPVLWEFLKKYPSPEITRTADWKEMSELLKPLGLYELRAKTIVRFSDEYLSKRWKYPIELHGIGKYGNDSYRIFCVDEWKEVQPQDHKLTVYHAWLWENQERLSIA from the exons ATGGAGGcgcccaagatggcggcggcggctggagg CCCCCGAGGAAGCAGACTGCGATCGAAAAGCGCGCTTGTGGAGTATTTTCGGAAAACCAGGGAGACAGCGCTGGAAGCAGCAGATTTGGGTTGCACAGCTCCGTATCAGAGTACGCGTTCGAGGGTGAagcggcgcggcaggaacgctGCGGGGCCTGCTCGGGGGGACGAGGACTGTCGCGGGCAAGTGCAAGGCCTGGGTGTGCGGAATGGTGAAGAGGACAGGATTCGAAACATTCGGGCTGGAAACGAGCACGTGGAAAACATTGCATCCACTCTGGAAAGCCAAGATTTGATCATGAAAGGCATAAACCCAGAGGGTTGTTTGAAAACCCAGAAAAAGAGGGCAGGTGGAAAAGGTGCTCAGAGCAAGAAAACTGGAAAGAGCTCCGAAGAGAGGAATCGAGATCATACCCAAGGCAAAAGACGGAGAAGAGCGTGCAACAAGCAGGAAAATGAGCGTGTTCAAAACCAGAAACTCTGCAGAAAGACGGACGCGCGTGCTGCTGACAGTCAGGGCGCAGGTGATCAGAACACAGACCCTATGGACGTGGGAAGAACTCTCTTGAGAGCTTCCAGGTCCCGGCCAGACACACGGCGAAGGTCGGCGACAGCTCGCTCGCGGCGGGAGCTGGGGAGCCGAGCAGAGGAGGAGCACGTGGAGACGGGTTCCAGTGACGCATCTGCTGCAAAACCTGCGGAGAAAACCAGCGGATTGAagacagagacaggtcaagggaATCCGGGTAGCCAGGACTTTAAATCTGACGCTGAAACGGACGCTGACGTCTCGCAGCTGTGTGAGAAGACAAGCTTCACAGCGGTTAGGATGCCGCCAG AAGAGTCTGCCCCACGAACACAAGTGGATAGGAGGAAAACGAGTCCATATTTTTCAAGTAAATACAGTAAAGAAG CTCCCAGCCCACCTAGAAGGAAGGTCTTCAGAAAGTGGACTCCTCCACGTTCTCCTTTTAATCTGGTCCAAGAAACGCTTTTCCATGATCCGTGGAAACTTCTCATTGCAACCATATTTCTCAATAAAACTTCGG GTAAAATGGCGATTCCTGTGCTCTGGGAGTTCCTGAAGAAGTATCCTTCTCCCGAAATAACCAGGACTGCAGACTGGAAAGAAATGTCGGAGCTGCTCAAACCTCTTGGCCTCTATGAACTCAGAGCGAAAACGATCGTCAGGTTCTCGG ATGAGTACCTGAGCAAGCGCTGGAAGTACCCCATCGAGCTGCACGGCATCGGCAAGTACGGCAACGACTCCTACAGAATCTTCTGTGTCGACGAGTGGAAGGAG GTGCAGCCGCAGGACCACAAGTTGACGGTGTACCACGCGTGGCTCTGGGAGAACCAGGAGCGGCTGAGCATCGCCTGA
- the LOC104334365 gene encoding cullin-associated NEDD8-dissociated protein 1, translating into MASVSYHISSLLEKMTSTDKDFRFMATNDLMMELQKDSIKLDEDSEKKVVKMLLKLLEDKNGEVQNLAVKCLGPLVGKVKEYQVETIVDTLCTNMLSDKEQLRDISSIGLKTVISELPPASTGSTMTANVCKKITAQLTGAIGKQEDVSVQLEALDILSDMLSRLGGTLYSFHSSILNCLLPQLTSPRLAVRKRAIIALGHLVLTCSGNIFSELTEHLLAELKKNESTSTTRTYIQCVAGISRQAGHRIGEHLEKIIPLIVQYCNVEDDELREYCFQAFESFVRRCPKEIDPHIPNVMGLCLKYITFDPNYNYDNEEEEEEEMMETENGEDEEQESDDEYSDDDDISWKVRRSAAKCLEALVSSRHDLLQDFYKTLSPVLISRFKEREENVKADIFSAYISLLKQTLPIQSWLHASDASGKDDIPLTMLQNQVPSIVKALHKQLKEKSIKSRQGCFSLLTELANVLPGCLADHIPALVPGIVFSLADKSSSSNMRIDTLSFLHVLLCNHQPEVFHPHIKSLLPPVVTCIGDPFYKITSEALLVTQQLVKVIRPLDKSCTFDAKPYVKDLFPGTLKRLKAADIDQEVKERAISCMGQIIYNLGDHLSTDLQPTLKIFLERLKNEITRLTTVKALTLIASSPLKIDLRPILGEGFPILASFLRKNQRALKLSTLTALDILVKNYSDSLKPAMIESVLTELPALITENDMHVSQVAIMFLTTLAKVYPSCISKISGSILAEIFQLVHLPLLQGGALNAIIDFFQALVLTKTATMGYSELMKQLTAPIYSSGSAGASVTLHKQAYYSVAKCVAALSSACPKEAPATVNQFIQDVKNSKSSSAVKVLAFLSLAEMGRTTNLSAQRELKTVILEAFTSPSEEVKSAASYALGNISVGNLKEYLPFMLKEIGSQPKRQYLLLHSLKEVISSSPANGLKPYVEDIWALLFKHCECTEEGTRNVVAECLGKLTLVNPSELLPRLKKQLSSGSPHARSTVVTAVKFTIADQPQPIDALLKGCIGDFLKTLQDPDLNVRRVALAMFNSAAHNKPSLIRDLLNTVLPSLYNETKVRRELIREVEMGPFKHTVDDGLDVRKAAFECMYTLLESCLDRLDIYEYLNHVEDGLKDHYDIRMLTFIMLARLSTLCPNAMLQRLERLIEPLRATCSTKVKAGSVKQEFEKQDELKRSAMRAVAALLTIPEVEKSPAMAEFSSQIRSSPETASLFESIQKDSASLPTPDSMDMS; encoded by the exons TCTGGGCCCGCTGGTTGGCAAAGTGAAGGAGTACCAGGTGGAAACCATTGTGGATACGCTGTGCACAAACATGCTATCGGACAAGGAACAGCTGCGGGATATCTCCAGCATTGGACTGAAAACAGTCATCTCCGAGCTGCCACCAGCTTCTACAG GCTCCACCATGACAGCAAATGTGTGCAAAAAGATCACAGCCCAGCTGACAGGAGCCATTGGCAAGCAGGAGGATGTGTCTGTGCAGCTGGAGGCTCTTGACATCCTGTCAGATATGCTGAGCAG ACTAGGGGGAACACTCTACTCGTTCCATTCCTCCATCCTGAACTGCCTCCTACCCCAGCTGACAAGCCCTAGGCTGGCAGTACGTAAAAGGGCCATCATTGCCTTGGGCCATCTTGTCTTGACCTGCAGCGGAAACATCTTCTCAGAGCTCACAGAGCATCTGCTTGCTGAGCTGAAGAAGAATGAGTCTACTTCTACGACCAGGACGTACATTCAGTGTGTCGCTGGCAtcagcaggcaggctgggcaCCGCATAG GAGAACATCTGGAGAAGATAATTCCTCTAATTGTTCAGTACTGTAATGTGGAAGATGACGAGCTGAGAGAATACTGCTTTCAGGCCTTCGAGTCTTTTGTGAGAAG GTGCCCAAAGGAAATTGACCCTCACATCCCTAATGTGATGGGATTATGTTTGAAGTACATCACCTTTGACCCAAACTACAACTATGAtaatgaggaggaggaagaggaagagatgaTGGAAACTGAAAATGGGGAGGATGAAGAGCAAG AAAGCGATGATGAGTACAGTGACGATGATGACATCAGCTGGAAAGTCCGCAGGTCTGCAGCAAAGTGCCTGGAGGCCCTTGTCAGCAGCAGGCATGATCTCCTTCAGGACTTCTACAAAACTCTTTCCCCAGTCTTGATAAGCAGATTCAAAGAGAGGGAGGAGAATGTCAAAGCTGACATCTTCAGCGCTTATATCTCCTTGCTGAAGCAAACACTGCCCATCCAGAGCTGGCTGCATGCTTCAGATGCCTCTGGCAAAGACGACATTCCCCTGACAATGCTTCAGAACCAG GTCCCCAGCATCGTCAAGGCCTTGCACAAGCAGCTCAAAGAAAAGAGCATCAAGTCAAGACAGGGTTGTTTCAGCCTCCTGACAGAACTGGCCAACGTTCTTCCCGGTTGCCTGGCAGATCACATCCCTGCACTCGTCCCTG GTATTGTTTTCTCCTTGGCCGATAAATCCAGCTCCTCCAACATGAGGATTGATACACTCTCTTTCCTTCATGTTCTTCTTTGCAACCACCAGCCAGAGGTATTTCATCCTCATATCAAAAGCCTGTTGCCTCCTGTTGTGACCTGTATTGGAGACCCCTTTTATAAGATCACTTCCGAAGCTCTGCTGGTTACTCAGCAACTTGTGAAAGTTATCAGGCCTTTGGACAAATCTTGCACTTTTGATGCCAAGCCCTACGTGAAGGACCTGTTCCCTGGTACTCTGAAGCGACTGAAGGCCGCTGACATAGACCAGGAGGTGAAAGAGCGTGCTATCTCCTGCATGGGACAAATTATCTACAATCTGGGAGACCATTTAAGCACTGATCTCCAGCCAACCTTGAAGATATTTCTGGAGAGGCTCAAAAATGAAATCACCAGATTGACAACAGTCAAAGCATTAACCTTAATTGCTAGTTCTCCGCTTAAAATAGATTTGAGACCCATTCTCGGGGAAGGTTTCCCCATTCTAGCGTCCTTCTTGAGAAAGAATCAACGTGCCTTGAAACTGAGCACTCTGACTGCTCTGGACATCCTGGTGAAGAACTACAGTGACAGCCTCAAGCCTGCCATGATCGAGTCTGTCCTAACGGAGCTCCCTGCTTTAATTACTGAGAATGACATGCATGTTTCCCAGGTGGCTATCATGTTCCTTACGACGTTAGCTAAGGTTTACCCATCCTGCATCTCCAAGATCAGCGGTTCCATTCTTGCAGAAATCTTTCAGCTTGTCCACTTGCCTTTGCTGCAAGGAGGGGCACTGAACGCTATCATAGACTTTTTCCAGGCCCTGGTTCTGACAAAGACGGCCACCATGGGTTACTCGGAGCTGATGAAGCAGCTGACTGCGCCTATTTACTCCTCGGGTTCAGCCGGGGCATCAGTGACACTACACAAACAGGCGTATTACTCTGTCGCAAAGTGCGTGGCAGCGCTTTCCTCAGCCTGCCCAAAGGAAGCCCCTGCAACAGTGAACCAATTTATCCAGGATGTAAAAAACTCCAAGTCCAGCTCTGCTGTTAAAGTGCTGGCTTTCCTTTCACTGGCAGAGATGGGGCGCACCACAAACCTCAGTGCTCAGAGAGAGCTCAAAACCGTCATCCTGGAAGCATTCACTTCCCCCAGCGAAGAGGTGAAATCCGCCGCTTCCTACGCGTTGGGGAACATCAGTGTTGGGAATCTCAAGGAGTACCTTCCCTTCATGCTGAAAGAGATCGGAAGCCAGCCCAAGAGACAGTACCTCCTGCTGCACTCCCTGAAAGAAGTCATCAGCTCCTCCCCGGCCAATGGCCTCAAACCTTACGTGGAGGATATCTGGGCTCTGCTTTTCAAGCACTGTGAGTGCACGGAGGAGGGGACGCGCAATGTGGTGGCCGAATGCCTGGGGAAGCTGACACTGGTGAACCCCTCTGAGCTGCTGCCCCGGCTGAAAAAACAGCTCTCGTCAG GCTCTCCGCATGCCCGGAGCACGGTGGTGACTGCAGTCAAATTCACAATTGCAGACCAGCCTCAGCCTATTGACGCTCTCCTGAAAGGCTGCATAG GTGATTTCTTAAAAACTCTTCAGGATCCAGACTTGAACGTTCGACGTGTGGCTTTAGCCATGTTTAATTCTGCTGCTCACAACAAACCTTCTTTAATCCGGGATTTGCTGAACACAGTTCTCCCCAGCCTGTATAATGAGACGAAGGTCAGAAGGGAGCTCATCCGGGAG GTAGAAATGGGGCCGTTCAAGCACACAGTGGATGATGGCCTTGACGTGAGGAAAGCTGCGTTTGAATGCATGTACACgctgctggaaagctgccttgACCGACTAGATATCTACGAGTACCTGAACCACGTGGAGGATGGACTGAAGGATCACTACGACATTCGG ATGCTGACTTTCATCATGTTGGCTCGGCTGTCCACGCTCTGTCCCAACGCCATGCTGCAGCGGCTCGAGCGACTGATTGAGCCACTCCGGGCAACTTGCTCCACAAAG GTGAAAGCTGGTTCCGTGAAACAGGAGTTTGAGAAGCAGGACGAACTGAAGCGATCCGCCATGAGAGCAGTAGCCGCTCTCCTGACCATCCCTGAAGTAGAGAAAAGCCCAGCGATGGCTGAGTTTTCATCTCAGATCAGATCCAGTCCTGAAACAGCGTCGCTCTTTGAGAGCATTCAGAAGGATTCCgcctccctgcccaccccagaCTCGATGGACATGAGCTAA
- the RPL32 gene encoding large ribosomal subunit protein eL32: protein MPALRPLVKRKIVKKRTKKFIRHQSDRYVKIKRNWRKPRGIDNRVRRRFKGQILMPNIGYGSNKKTKHMLPTGFRKFLVHNVKELEVLMMSNKSYCAEIAHNVSSKNRKVIVERAAQLAIKITNPNARLRSEENE, encoded by the exons ATGCCTGCCCTCCGGCCTCTCGTGAAACGGAAGATCGTCAAGAAGAGGACCAAGAAGTTCATCCGCCATCAGTCTGATCGCTATGTCAAGATCAAG cgcAACTGGCGTAAGCCGAGAGGTATCGATAACAGAGTTCGCCGGCGGTTCAAGGGTCAGATCCTGATGCCCAACATCGGCTATGGCAGCAACAAGAAGACAAAGCACATGCTGCCCACGGGGTTCAGAAAGTTCCTGGTCCACAACGTCAAAGAGCTGGAGGTGCTCATGATGAGCAACAA GTCGTACTGCGCGGAGATTGCTCACAACGTGTCTTCCAAGAACCGGAAGGTAATCGTGGAGAGAGCCGCTCAGCTCGCCATCAAGATCACCAACCCCAACGCCAGACTGCGCAGCGAGGAGAACGAATAA
- the MBD4 gene encoding methyl-CpG-binding domain protein 4 isoform X2, whose protein sequence is MEAPKMAAAAGGPRGSRLRSKSALVEYFRKTRETALEAADLGCTAPYQSTRSRVKRRGRNAAGPARGDEDCRGQVQGLGVRNGEEDRIRNIRAGNEHVENIASTLESQDLIMKGINPEGCLKTQKKRAGGKGAQSKKTGKSSEERNRDHTQGKRRRRACNKQENERVQNQKLCRKTDARAADSQGAGDQNTDPMDVGRTLLRASRSRPDTRRRSATARSRRELGSRAEEEHVETGSSDASAAKPAEKTSGLKTETGQGNPGSQDFKSDAETDADVSQLCEKTSFTAVRMPPEESAPRTQVDRRKTSPYFSTPSPPRRKVFRKWTPPRSPFNLVQETLFHDPWKLLIATIFLNKTSGKMAIPVLWEFLKKYPSPEITRTADWKEMSELLKPLGLYELRAKTIVRFSDEYLSKRWKYPIELHGIGKYGNDSYRIFCVDEWKEVQPQDHKLTVYHAWLWENQERLSIA, encoded by the exons ATGGAGGcgcccaagatggcggcggcggctggagg CCCCCGAGGAAGCAGACTGCGATCGAAAAGCGCGCTTGTGGAGTATTTTCGGAAAACCAGGGAGACAGCGCTGGAAGCAGCAGATTTGGGTTGCACAGCTCCGTATCAGAGTACGCGTTCGAGGGTGAagcggcgcggcaggaacgctGCGGGGCCTGCTCGGGGGGACGAGGACTGTCGCGGGCAAGTGCAAGGCCTGGGTGTGCGGAATGGTGAAGAGGACAGGATTCGAAACATTCGGGCTGGAAACGAGCACGTGGAAAACATTGCATCCACTCTGGAAAGCCAAGATTTGATCATGAAAGGCATAAACCCAGAGGGTTGTTTGAAAACCCAGAAAAAGAGGGCAGGTGGAAAAGGTGCTCAGAGCAAGAAAACTGGAAAGAGCTCCGAAGAGAGGAATCGAGATCATACCCAAGGCAAAAGACGGAGAAGAGCGTGCAACAAGCAGGAAAATGAGCGTGTTCAAAACCAGAAACTCTGCAGAAAGACGGACGCGCGTGCTGCTGACAGTCAGGGCGCAGGTGATCAGAACACAGACCCTATGGACGTGGGAAGAACTCTCTTGAGAGCTTCCAGGTCCCGGCCAGACACACGGCGAAGGTCGGCGACAGCTCGCTCGCGGCGGGAGCTGGGGAGCCGAGCAGAGGAGGAGCACGTGGAGACGGGTTCCAGTGACGCATCTGCTGCAAAACCTGCGGAGAAAACCAGCGGATTGAagacagagacaggtcaagggaATCCGGGTAGCCAGGACTTTAAATCTGACGCTGAAACGGACGCTGACGTCTCGCAGCTGTGTGAGAAGACAAGCTTCACAGCGGTTAGGATGCCGCCAG AAGAGTCTGCCCCACGAACACAAGTGGATAGGAGGAAAACGAGTCCATATTTTTCAA CTCCCAGCCCACCTAGAAGGAAGGTCTTCAGAAAGTGGACTCCTCCACGTTCTCCTTTTAATCTGGTCCAAGAAACGCTTTTCCATGATCCGTGGAAACTTCTCATTGCAACCATATTTCTCAATAAAACTTCGG GTAAAATGGCGATTCCTGTGCTCTGGGAGTTCCTGAAGAAGTATCCTTCTCCCGAAATAACCAGGACTGCAGACTGGAAAGAAATGTCGGAGCTGCTCAAACCTCTTGGCCTCTATGAACTCAGAGCGAAAACGATCGTCAGGTTCTCGG ATGAGTACCTGAGCAAGCGCTGGAAGTACCCCATCGAGCTGCACGGCATCGGCAAGTACGGCAACGACTCCTACAGAATCTTCTGTGTCGACGAGTGGAAGGAG GTGCAGCCGCAGGACCACAAGTTGACGGTGTACCACGCGTGGCTCTGGGAGAACCAGGAGCGGCTGAGCATCGCCTGA